One genomic window of Haloferax mediterranei ATCC 33500 includes the following:
- a CDS encoding sulfurtransferase, whose product MSNSDYAKDVLVSADWVESHLDDFQSDDPTYRLVEVDVDTEAYDESHAPGAIGFNWESQLQDQTTRDILTKEDFEDLLGSHGISEDSTVVLYGDNSNWFAAYTYWQFKYYGHEDVHLMNGGRDFWIDNDYPTTDETPSFSEQDYTAKGPFEDIRAYRDDVEKAIDKGLPLVDVRSPEEFSGEILAPPGLQETAQRGGHVPGASNISWAATVNADGTFKSADELRELYAKEDIEGDQSTIAYCRIGERSSIAWFALHELLGYENVTNYDGSWTEWGNLVGAPVEKGN is encoded by the coding sequence ATGTCAAACTCCGATTACGCAAAGGACGTACTCGTCTCTGCGGACTGGGTGGAATCCCACCTCGACGACTTCCAGAGCGACGACCCGACGTACCGACTTGTCGAAGTCGACGTTGACACCGAGGCGTACGACGAAAGTCACGCACCCGGTGCCATCGGCTTCAACTGGGAATCCCAGCTTCAGGACCAGACGACTCGCGACATACTGACGAAGGAGGACTTCGAGGACCTTCTCGGCTCCCACGGCATCTCGGAGGATTCGACGGTCGTCCTCTACGGTGACAACTCGAACTGGTTCGCTGCCTACACTTACTGGCAGTTCAAGTACTACGGCCACGAGGACGTTCACCTCATGAACGGCGGCCGCGACTTCTGGATCGACAACGACTACCCGACCACCGACGAAACCCCGTCCTTCTCGGAGCAAGACTACACGGCGAAGGGTCCGTTCGAGGACATCCGCGCCTACCGCGACGACGTCGAAAAGGCAATCGACAAGGGTCTGCCGCTCGTCGACGTTCGCTCGCCTGAAGAGTTCTCCGGCGAGATTCTCGCCCCGCCGGGACTGCAGGAGACCGCCCAGCGCGGCGGCCACGTCCCGGGTGCCAGCAACATCTCGTGGGCCGCAACGGTCAACGCCGACGGCACGTTCAAGTCGGCCGACGAACTCCGCGAACTCTACGCGAAGGAAGACATCGAAGGCGACCAGTCCACCATCGCCTACTGCCGCATCGGCGAGCGTTCGTCCATCGCATGGTTCGCCCTGCACGAACTCCTCGGCTACGAGAACGTCACCAACTACGACGGCTCGTGGACGGAGTGGGGCAACCTCGTCGGCGCGCCCGTCGAGAAAGGAAACTGA
- the uvrB gene encoding excinuclease ABC subunit UvrB — MSESGPLSADRPEVDREFRVDAPFDPAGDQPEAIEALARGYGEGADVQTLLGVTGSGKTNTVSWVIEEIQKPTLVLAHNKTLAAQLYEEFKSLFPDNAVEYFVSYYDYYQPEAYIEQTDTYIDKDMSINEEIDRLRHSATRSLLTRDDVIVVASVSAIYGLGDPKNYTDMSLRLEVGEQLDRDELLKRLVDLNYERNDVDFRQGTFRVRGDTVEVFPMYGRYAVRVEFWGDEIDRMLKLDPLEGEVKSSEPAVLVHPAEHYSIPEDQLEGAISEIEELMEARVKHFQRQGDLVAAQRIEERTTFDIEMLRETGHCSGIENYSVHLSDRKPGDSPYTLLDYFPDDFLTVVDESHVTLPQIKGQYAGDKSRKDSLVENGFRLPTAYDNRPLTFEEFEEKVGQALFVSATPGDYEREHSEQIVEQIVRPTHLVDPKVEVTEATGQVDDLMARIDERIDREERVLVTTLTKRMAEDLTEYLEEAGVDVAYMHDETDTLERHELIRSLRLGDIDVLVGINLLREGLDIPEVSLVAILDADQQGFLRSETTLVQTMGRAARNVNGEVVLYADEMTDAMEAAISETQRRRRIQQEFNEEHGHTPKTIEKEVGETNLPGSKTDTRGVSGDAPGDADEAAKQIAFLENRMQEAADNLEFELAADIRDRIQNLRREFDIDALDDGVAPEYSDEDDDGLAPPDEF, encoded by the coding sequence ATGAGCGAGTCCGGTCCCCTGTCCGCCGATAGACCCGAGGTAGACCGCGAATTCCGCGTCGATGCGCCCTTCGACCCGGCGGGCGACCAACCCGAGGCAATCGAAGCGCTGGCCCGCGGTTACGGCGAGGGTGCCGACGTACAGACCCTCCTCGGTGTCACCGGTTCCGGCAAGACAAACACCGTCTCGTGGGTTATTGAGGAGATTCAGAAACCGACGCTCGTCCTCGCACACAACAAGACACTCGCCGCCCAGTTGTACGAGGAGTTCAAGAGCCTCTTTCCCGACAACGCGGTGGAGTATTTCGTCTCCTACTACGACTACTACCAACCCGAGGCGTACATCGAACAGACCGACACCTACATCGACAAGGACATGTCGATAAACGAGGAAATCGACCGCCTGCGCCACTCCGCGACCCGGTCGCTTCTCACCCGCGACGACGTTATCGTCGTCGCTTCGGTCTCCGCCATCTACGGTCTCGGCGACCCGAAGAACTACACCGACATGTCCCTCCGCCTCGAAGTCGGTGAGCAACTCGACCGCGACGAATTGCTCAAACGCCTCGTGGACCTCAACTACGAGCGAAACGACGTGGATTTCCGACAGGGTACGTTCCGCGTCCGCGGCGACACCGTCGAAGTGTTCCCGATGTACGGGCGTTACGCGGTCCGCGTCGAGTTCTGGGGCGACGAAATCGACCGGATGCTGAAGCTTGACCCGCTCGAAGGCGAGGTCAAGTCGTCGGAACCGGCGGTGCTCGTCCACCCGGCGGAACACTATTCGATTCCGGAAGACCAACTCGAAGGCGCTATCTCCGAAATCGAGGAACTGATGGAAGCGCGCGTGAAGCACTTCCAGCGACAGGGTGACCTCGTCGCCGCCCAACGAATCGAAGAGCGGACCACCTTCGACATCGAGATGCTGCGCGAGACGGGCCACTGCTCCGGCATCGAGAACTACTCGGTCCACCTCTCGGACCGCAAACCGGGCGATTCGCCGTACACCCTCCTCGATTACTTCCCCGACGATTTCCTCACCGTCGTCGACGAGTCGCACGTCACGCTCCCGCAGATAAAGGGCCAGTACGCGGGCGACAAATCCCGGAAGGATTCGCTCGTCGAAAACGGGTTCCGGCTCCCGACGGCCTACGACAACCGCCCGCTGACGTTCGAGGAGTTCGAGGAGAAAGTCGGCCAAGCGCTGTTCGTCTCCGCGACGCCCGGCGACTACGAGCGCGAGCACTCCGAGCAAATCGTCGAACAAATCGTTCGGCCGACGCACCTCGTTGACCCCAAAGTCGAGGTCACGGAGGCAACAGGCCAAGTAGACGACCTCATGGCCCGAATCGACGAGCGAATCGACCGCGAAGAGCGCGTCCTCGTGACCACGCTCACGAAGCGGATGGCCGAAGACCTCACCGAATACCTCGAAGAAGCCGGTGTCGACGTGGCCTATATGCACGACGAGACCGACACGCTCGAACGCCACGAACTCATTCGGTCGCTCCGCCTCGGCGATATCGACGTGCTCGTCGGTATCAACCTGCTCCGCGAAGGACTCGACATCCCGGAAGTCTCGCTCGTCGCCATCCTCGACGCCGACCAGCAGGGCTTCCTGCGCTCCGAGACCACACTCGTCCAGACGATGGGCCGCGCCGCCCGCAACGTCAACGGCGAGGTCGTCCTCTACGCCGACGAGATGACCGATGCGATGGAGGCGGCTATCTCCGAGACGCAGCGTCGTCGTCGCATCCAACAGGAGTTCAACGAGGAACACGGCCACACACCGAAGACCATCGAAAAGGAAGTCGGCGAGACGAACCTCCCCGGAAGCAAGACCGACACCCGAGGCGTCTCGGGCGACGCTCCCGGTGATGCCGACGAAGCAGCCAAACAGATCGCGTTCCTCGAAAACCGGATGCAGGAGGCCGCCGACAATCTCGAATTCGAACTGGCCGCGGACATCCGCGACCGGATTCAGAACCTCAGACGCGAGTTTGACATCGACGCGCTCGACGACGGCGTCGCGCCGGAATACTCCGATGAGGACGACGACGGTCTCGCCCCGCCGGACGAGTTCTGA
- a CDS encoding sulfite exporter TauE/SafE family protein → MSSQSLSHVQKSFLKYQHILVFIAPVLFLAAVFTIAPTPADANMDYWLQYWWLFPVFVTGATIVNTVGISGSALFVPFLIFIFPIFAHPLEPATLVKVGLISEAFGLSSSAVAFIQYGLVDRRLALSLVAGSIPFVVGGALLSFIIPEVVFHALLGIALLAASYLLFKTDLNHEEPGSSGSDHATATDGGTVTDLPNDPGKLGPAGVHTADDGTVTRVDREGDDYRYTRGGYLRRFANYSIGGTFQGLAGFGIGELGIISMLGTKVPVRVAIGTNHIVVALTAILASLVHVFGGGLVGGHSLSLASTPWNMVVFTVPATVLGGQIAPYVSNALETDTIKNFVGVLFAIISLALFLMAFGGF, encoded by the coding sequence ATGAGCTCTCAGTCTCTCAGTCACGTCCAGAAGTCGTTCTTGAAGTACCAACACATTCTCGTGTTCATCGCACCCGTGCTGTTCCTCGCCGCTGTGTTCACCATAGCGCCGACGCCGGCCGACGCCAATATGGACTATTGGCTCCAATACTGGTGGTTGTTCCCGGTGTTCGTTACCGGAGCGACTATCGTGAACACGGTTGGAATCAGCGGGTCGGCCCTGTTCGTCCCGTTTCTCATCTTCATCTTCCCAATCTTCGCGCATCCTCTCGAACCCGCGACGTTGGTGAAGGTGGGTCTCATCAGCGAGGCGTTCGGTCTGTCGAGTTCGGCCGTCGCGTTCATCCAGTACGGACTCGTCGACCGGCGACTCGCGCTGAGTCTCGTCGCCGGGTCGATTCCGTTCGTCGTCGGAGGCGCGCTACTTTCGTTTATCATCCCGGAAGTCGTCTTCCACGCGCTGCTCGGAATCGCGCTTCTCGCGGCGTCGTACCTCCTGTTCAAGACGGACCTCAACCACGAGGAACCTGGTTCGTCCGGTTCGGACCACGCGACCGCCACTGACGGCGGAACCGTCACCGACCTGCCGAACGACCCCGGAAAGCTCGGTCCCGCGGGCGTCCACACGGCTGACGACGGAACCGTCACCCGCGTCGACCGCGAGGGCGACGACTACCGCTACACCCGCGGTGGCTACCTCCGTCGCTTCGCTAACTACAGTATCGGCGGCACGTTCCAGGGCCTCGCTGGCTTCGGTATCGGCGAACTCGGCATCATTTCGATGCTCGGAACGAAGGTCCCCGTCCGCGTTGCCATCGGCACGAACCACATCGTGGTCGCGCTGACCGCCATTCTGGCGTCGCTCGTCCACGTCTTCGGCGGCGGCCTCGTCGGCGGCCACTCGCTTTCGCTCGCCAGCACGCCGTGGAACATGGTCGTCTTCACCGTCCCCGCGACGGTTCTCGGCGGCCAAATCGCGCCCTACGTGTCGAACGCACTGGAGACTGACACCATCAAGAACTTCGTCGGCGTCCTCTTCGCGATTATCTCGCTGGCGCTGTTCCTGATGGCGTTCGGTGGTTTCTAA
- a CDS encoding acyl-CoA thioesterase has translation MQQQSTVGTRSLSASRAEMSEILMPNDTNNLGRALGGRILEWMDICGAIAGRRYAEGQVVTASMDHVDFLAPIDVGDVVTVEAYVFDTGRTSMDIKVDVTAERPSEGKKRATITSFFTFVALDEGETPVPVPKLVCESDKERELRDSALRKREEHRAALAESDS, from the coding sequence ATGCAGCAGCAATCGACGGTTGGAACGCGGTCGTTGTCGGCATCCCGCGCCGAGATGAGCGAGATTCTGATGCCGAACGACACGAATAACCTCGGCCGTGCTCTCGGCGGGCGGATTCTCGAATGGATGGACATCTGCGGCGCAATTGCCGGGCGTCGGTACGCCGAGGGGCAGGTCGTTACGGCGTCGATGGACCACGTTGACTTTCTCGCCCCAATCGACGTGGGCGACGTGGTGACCGTCGAAGCGTACGTCTTCGACACTGGGCGAACGAGCATGGACATCAAGGTCGATGTGACCGCCGAGCGACCGAGCGAGGGGAAAAAGCGAGCGACGATTACGTCGTTTTTCACGTTCGTCGCACTGGACGAAGGCGAAACGCCGGTGCCGGTCCCGAAACTGGTCTGTGAGTCTGACAAAGAACGCGAACTTCGGGATTCGGCGCTCCGGAAGCGCGAGGAACACCGTGCCGCGTTGGCGGAATCGGACTCGTAA
- a CDS encoding short-chain fatty acid transporter — MSNFIRAAAESSSELVERYLPDAFLFAIILTGVAYILAFVSVSPGTGTSTVSHASNILMDGWYGGFWNLLSFGMQMTLILMTGYALAQTRPVDRLLTKLARVPDTERGAAAMVPVVAAGASFVHWGLGLVVGALFARKVATEIRGIDFPIVVAGAYAGFVVWHGGLAGSIPLLLNTDGNFLIEAGVLDTTFGTGGTIFTVVNLALVAVVGFLFLPVLFALMYPKSDAKKTPIDPEELEAATDGGERMDNSGASSDARSDGGTANVSLPEDASLATRIEHSSLIGMGIGLVGLLAVGLFFWDGIQAGTMPWNNLNLNIVNFAFLFLGLLFHRTPKAYIEAIVEAVENVWGIILQFPFYAGIMGIMAYAPEGSVSLATQIAQGMVAVAPDGTLPVFAFFTAGLVNFFVPSGGGEWAVIGETLVTAAKASGESIPRVAIAAAWGDAWTNMIQPFWAIPLLAISGLSVRDIMGYCVMVLFGVGVIVAVGVSVLPM, encoded by the coding sequence ATGTCAAACTTCATCAGAGCAGCAGCGGAGAGTAGTTCGGAACTCGTCGAGCGCTACCTGCCCGACGCATTCCTGTTCGCTATCATCCTGACGGGGGTCGCATACATACTGGCGTTCGTCTCCGTCTCGCCGGGCACGGGGACAAGCACCGTCAGTCACGCGAGCAACATCCTGATGGACGGGTGGTACGGCGGGTTCTGGAACCTGCTTTCGTTCGGGATGCAGATGACACTCATTTTGATGACGGGCTACGCGCTCGCACAGACGCGACCGGTCGATAGGCTCCTCACCAAACTCGCGAGAGTTCCGGACACCGAGCGGGGAGCCGCCGCGATGGTTCCCGTCGTCGCCGCCGGGGCGTCGTTCGTCCACTGGGGGCTTGGGTTGGTGGTCGGCGCGCTGTTCGCCCGGAAGGTTGCAACCGAAATTCGCGGCATCGACTTCCCAATCGTCGTCGCTGGCGCGTACGCCGGATTCGTGGTCTGGCACGGCGGCCTCGCCGGGTCGATTCCGCTCTTGTTGAACACTGACGGGAACTTCCTCATCGAAGCCGGTGTTCTCGATACGACGTTCGGTACCGGTGGCACCATCTTCACCGTGGTGAACCTCGCTCTCGTGGCTGTCGTCGGCTTCCTCTTTCTCCCCGTGCTGTTCGCGTTGATGTACCCGAAGTCGGACGCGAAGAAGACGCCCATCGACCCCGAGGAGTTGGAAGCAGCGACCGACGGCGGCGAGCGAATGGACAATTCGGGAGCCTCGTCGGATGCACGGTCCGACGGCGGCACGGCGAACGTCTCGCTTCCCGAGGATGCATCCCTTGCGACGCGTATCGAGCATTCGTCCCTCATCGGCATGGGTATCGGTCTCGTCGGCTTACTGGCCGTTGGCCTGTTCTTCTGGGACGGAATTCAGGCGGGAACGATGCCGTGGAACAACCTGAACCTGAATATCGTCAACTTCGCGTTTCTCTTCCTCGGACTCCTGTTCCACAGGACACCCAAGGCGTATATCGAAGCTATCGTCGAAGCGGTCGAGAACGTCTGGGGAATCATCCTTCAGTTCCCCTTCTACGCTGGCATCATGGGCATCATGGCCTACGCGCCGGAGGGGTCAGTCAGCCTCGCAACGCAAATTGCACAGGGGATGGTCGCCGTCGCACCCGATGGGACGCTCCCGGTGTTCGCCTTCTTCACCGCCGGTCTCGTGAACTTCTTCGTCCCGTCCGGCGGGGGCGAGTGGGCTGTCATCGGCGAGACGCTCGTCACGGCCGCGAAAGCGTCCGGCGAGTCGATTCCTCGGGTCGCCATCGCCGCAGCGTGGGGAGACGCGTGGACCAACATGATTCAGCCGTTCTGGGCCATTCCGCTTCTCGCCATCAGCGGTCTCTCAGTCCGCGACATCATGGGCTACTGCGTGATGGTACTCTTCGGCGTGGGCGTTATCGTCGCTGTCGGCGTCAGCGTGCTCCCGATGTGA
- a CDS encoding DUF7553 family protein, translated as MSRPELERASQLLKEAAEATDGEVQEQLYDQSDQLAKLATRDQGPDHGRLARHMTTLNDLAEEVDGDVEETVREARQEVLEYRKDVPGV; from the coding sequence ATGTCACGACCAGAACTCGAACGAGCGAGTCAGTTGCTCAAGGAGGCCGCCGAAGCGACGGACGGAGAGGTACAGGAACAACTCTACGACCAGTCCGACCAGTTAGCGAAACTCGCGACGCGCGACCAAGGACCGGACCACGGCCGCCTCGCGCGCCACATGACGACGCTCAACGACCTCGCCGAAGAAGTCGACGGCGACGTCGAAGAGACGGTGCGCGAAGCGCGACAGGAAGTCCTCGAATACCGAAAAGACGTTCCGGGCGTCTGA
- a CDS encoding universal stress protein, translated as MYDHILLPTDGSDATDATIEHAATLAETYDATVHVLSVADSRNRFETPSAGIAPDVWEESERKRAENAADAAIDALPDTVATEKLVEEGVPHAVIIDYADDADIDVVVMATHGRTGLDHYLVGSVTERVVRKSSAPVLTIRASGDE; from the coding sequence ATGTACGACCACATCCTCCTTCCGACCGACGGCAGCGATGCAACCGACGCGACAATCGAACACGCAGCAACCCTCGCGGAGACGTACGACGCGACCGTTCACGTCCTCTCAGTCGCCGACTCGCGCAACCGCTTCGAGACGCCGTCCGCCGGTATCGCCCCCGACGTGTGGGAAGAATCCGAGCGCAAACGCGCGGAGAACGCTGCTGACGCCGCTATCGATGCGCTTCCAGACACCGTCGCCACGGAGAAGCTTGTCGAAGAAGGCGTCCCGCACGCGGTCATCATCGACTACGCCGACGACGCCGACATCGACGTCGTCGTGATGGCGACACACGGCCGAACCGGCCTCGACCACTACCTCGTCGGGAGCGTCACCGAGCGCGTCGTCAGAAAATCGTCTGCGCCCGTCTTGACTATCCGGGCGAGCGGCGACGAGTAG
- a CDS encoding ribonucleoside-diphosphate reductase subunit alpha — protein MSSTATTELDETIRAILDRATTRTEAAIPDEVLDTLCAESQRNLYGGATREEVYDVLTDVLTARIDRDPSYDDLAANVFLQGYFEEVVGSRPDDENRDEVYRETFVENIRFGVETDLLDERMLIYDLDDLAAELALDRDDLFDYTAVDTLYQRYFLRTADEERLELPQAFLMRVAMGIALREDVADRQERAKEFYHLLSTLRFLFSTPTLFHAGTTHPQLSSCYLTTVEDDLDDIFDSYKAHAKLSKWSGGLGNDWTNIRAAGSLISSTGVESTGTVPFLKISNDVTSAINRSGKRRGAAAAYLACWHIDFPDFLDLKRNTGDERRRTHDMNTAAWVPDLFMKRVEADESWTLFSPDEVPDLHETYGSEFEARYEEYEQLAEEGEIDQFERVEAADLWRTMLTRLFETGHPWITFKDPCNVRSPQDHVGTVHSSNLCTEITLNTSSEETAVCNLGSINLSQHVAADGDGFDREKLAETAETAMRMLDNVVDLNFYPTDRAERSNMRHRPVGLGMMGFHDALVELGVPMASADAVDVASDAAELLAYHAILGSSKLAAERGTYETYAGSKWDRGLLPQDTVDMLEAERGREIPLDRTETLDWERVREHVAEHGMRNSNTMAVAPTATISTIAGTTPSIEPRYSNLYVKSNMSGDFTVVNEHLVSDLEAEGLWDAQMRDLLTYHDGSVADIEAIPEEIRELHRGAFEIDPRHLLHLTAQRAVWIDQSQSHNVFFPSTDGELLNEVYRTAWKLGLKTTYYLRTLGASQIEKSTLDTSEYDDTQFRNSSATDDEDVPDKSPEEVADGGRSCDLPSVEDPTCDACQ, from the coding sequence ATGAGCTCTACAGCAACGACCGAACTAGACGAGACGATACGCGCCATCCTCGACCGGGCGACGACGAGGACTGAGGCGGCTATCCCCGATGAGGTCCTCGACACGCTCTGCGCCGAATCACAGCGGAACCTGTACGGCGGTGCGACCCGGGAAGAAGTGTACGACGTTCTTACAGACGTCTTGACCGCCCGAATCGACCGCGACCCGAGTTACGACGACCTCGCGGCCAATGTCTTCTTACAGGGCTACTTCGAGGAAGTCGTCGGCTCGCGCCCGGACGACGAGAACCGCGACGAAGTCTATCGCGAGACGTTCGTCGAGAACATCCGCTTCGGCGTCGAGACCGACCTGCTCGACGAGCGGATGCTCATCTACGACCTCGACGACCTCGCCGCGGAACTCGCGCTCGACCGCGACGACCTGTTCGACTACACCGCGGTCGATACGCTCTATCAGCGCTACTTCCTCCGGACCGCCGACGAAGAACGACTCGAACTCCCGCAGGCCTTCTTGATGCGGGTTGCGATGGGTATCGCCCTCCGCGAAGACGTGGCCGACCGACAGGAACGCGCCAAGGAGTTCTACCACCTGCTTTCGACGCTTCGGTTCCTCTTTTCGACGCCGACGCTCTTCCACGCGGGAACGACGCACCCGCAACTCTCGTCGTGTTACCTCACGACCGTCGAAGACGACCTCGACGATATCTTCGACTCCTACAAGGCCCACGCGAAGCTCTCGAAGTGGTCCGGCGGTCTCGGCAACGACTGGACGAACATCCGCGCCGCTGGCTCGCTCATCTCTTCGACCGGCGTCGAATCGACCGGAACCGTGCCGTTCCTCAAGATTTCCAACGACGTGACGTCGGCTATCAACCGCTCGGGCAAGCGTCGCGGGGCGGCGGCCGCCTACCTCGCCTGCTGGCACATAGACTTCCCGGACTTCCTCGACCTCAAGCGCAACACCGGCGACGAGCGCCGCCGGACGCACGACATGAACACGGCGGCGTGGGTGCCGGACCTGTTCATGAAGCGCGTCGAAGCCGACGAATCGTGGACGCTCTTTTCGCCCGACGAGGTTCCGGACCTCCACGAGACCTACGGCTCCGAGTTCGAAGCGCGATACGAGGAGTACGAACAACTGGCCGAGGAGGGAGAAATCGACCAGTTCGAGCGCGTCGAAGCCGCCGACCTCTGGCGGACGATGCTCACGCGCCTGTTCGAGACGGGCCACCCGTGGATTACGTTCAAAGACCCCTGTAACGTCCGCTCACCGCAGGACCACGTCGGCACGGTCCACTCGTCGAATCTCTGTACCGAAATCACGCTCAACACCTCCTCTGAGGAGACGGCCGTCTGCAACCTCGGCTCTATCAACCTCTCGCAGCACGTCGCCGCCGACGGTGACGGCTTCGACCGCGAGAAACTCGCCGAGACCGCGGAGACGGCGATGCGCATGCTCGACAACGTGGTCGACCTCAACTTCTACCCGACCGACCGCGCCGAGCGCTCGAACATGCGCCACCGCCCCGTCGGTCTCGGCATGATGGGTTTCCACGACGCGCTCGTCGAGCTGGGCGTGCCCATGGCGTCGGCCGACGCCGTCGATGTCGCGTCCGACGCGGCCGAACTGCTCGCGTACCACGCGATTCTCGGCTCCTCGAAGCTCGCCGCCGAACGCGGCACCTACGAGACCTACGCGGGGTCGAAGTGGGACCGCGGTCTCCTCCCGCAGGACACCGTCGATATGCTCGAAGCCGAGCGCGGCCGCGAGATTCCTCTCGACCGGACCGAGACGCTCGATTGGGAGCGCGTCCGCGAACACGTGGCCGAACACGGGATGCGCAACTCCAATACGATGGCCGTCGCGCCGACTGCGACGATTTCGACCATCGCGGGCACGACTCCCTCTATCGAACCGCGCTACTCCAATCTCTACGTCAAATCGAACATGTCTGGCGACTTCACGGTCGTCAACGAACACCTCGTCTCGGACCTCGAAGCCGAGGGACTGTGGGACGCACAGATGCGCGACCTCTTGACGTACCACGACGGCTCTGTCGCCGATATCGAGGCGATTCCCGAAGAGATACGTGAACTCCACCGCGGTGCGTTCGAAATCGACCCCCGACACCTCCTGCACCTCACCGCACAGCGCGCCGTCTGGATAGACCAGAGCCAGTCGCACAACGTCTTCTTCCCGAGCACCGACGGCGAACTCCTGAACGAGGTCTACCGAACTGCATGGAAACTCGGTCTGAAGACGACCTACTACCTCCGCACGCTCGGAGCCTCACAAATCGAGAAGTCCACGCTCGACACGAGCGAGTACGACGACACGCAGTTCCGCAACTCCTCCGCCACCGACGACGAGGACGTACCCGACAAATCACCCGAAGAAGTCGCAGACGGCGGACGTTCCTGTGACCTCCCAAGCGTCGAGGACCCGACCTGTGACGCCTGTCAGTAA
- a CDS encoding ribonucleotide-diphosphate reductase subunit beta, whose translation MPIVNNDTQHDPNKILPIDYDWAREYYKQGVANNWVPEEVPMGDDVQQWKTGELTESERRLVEWNLGFFSTAESLTANNIVLAIYDHVTAPECRQYLLRQAYEEAIHTDTFIYCCDSLGFDPEYMYGMYDRIPTIEAKDEYVVSLTQAIDKDDFTIETDDDLRAFLRDLVGFYVIMEGIFFYAGFAMMLALKRRGKMVGVGEQFEYIMRDESLHLNFGIDLINTIRDENPGVWTDEFEAEVRELIVEAVDLERTYAHEACPPNVLGMSADQFAEYVEYVADRRLGQLRMGAEFGTDNPFPWMTEQVDLNKEKNFFETQVTEYQSGGQLNW comes from the coding sequence ATGCCGATAGTCAATAACGACACCCAACACGACCCGAACAAGATACTGCCCATCGACTATGACTGGGCCCGTGAGTACTACAAACAGGGCGTCGCCAACAACTGGGTTCCCGAGGAAGTTCCCATGGGCGACGACGTTCAGCAGTGGAAGACCGGCGAACTCACCGAGTCCGAGCGCCGTCTCGTCGAGTGGAACCTCGGCTTCTTCTCGACGGCCGAGTCGCTCACGGCGAACAACATCGTCCTCGCCATCTACGACCACGTGACTGCGCCGGAGTGCCGCCAGTACCTCCTGCGACAGGCCTACGAAGAGGCCATCCACACGGACACGTTCATCTACTGCTGTGACTCGCTCGGCTTCGACCCGGAGTACATGTACGGCATGTACGACCGCATTCCGACTATCGAGGCGAAAGACGAGTACGTCGTGAGCCTCACGCAGGCCATCGACAAGGACGACTTCACCATCGAGACCGACGACGACCTGCGCGCGTTCCTCCGTGACCTCGTTGGCTTCTACGTCATCATGGAGGGTATCTTCTTCTACGCCGGATTCGCCATGATGCTCGCGTTGAAGCGTCGCGGGAAGATGGTCGGCGTCGGCGAGCAGTTCGAGTACATCATGCGCGACGAGTCGCTTCACCTCAACTTCGGAATCGACCTCATCAACACGATTCGAGACGAGAACCCCGGCGTCTGGACCGACGAATTCGAGGCCGAAGTCCGCGAACTCATCGTCGAGGCCGTCGACCTCGAACGAACCTACGCCCACGAGGCGTGCCCGCCGAACGTACTCGGCATGAGCGCCGACCAGTTCGCCGAATACGTCGAATACGTCGCCGACCGTCGCCTCGGCCAACTCCGGATGGGCGCCGAGTTCGGGACCGACAACCCGTTCCCGTGGATGACAGAGCAGGTCGACCTGAACAAAGAAAAGAACTTCTTCGAGACGCAGGTCACTGAGTACCAGTCGGGTGGCCAACTCAACTGGTAA